A stretch of the Longimicrobiales bacterium genome encodes the following:
- a CDS encoding NAD(P)/FAD-dependent oxidoreductase, protein MADAATWDAVVVGGGMAGLSAALWLARYRRRVLVYDSAEPRNEEAWAVHGYPGLVDPTPTELRRRLYEQAIGAGATRVSQKVTRVSGARDAFHVQTENGDRCEARRIVLAYGLIDELPAVPGLDAYYGTSVFHCPDCDGPSVSGCRVGVIGAQRAAANLALYLQTWADEVMLLTNGTRPDLTDSALSVLTTEHVQLRTERLTMVHGTGPRVSHVDTDGGEPIMLDAIFFDVGTRPRSDIADQLACAYDDHGYLQVDRGQETTVRGVHAAGDITGHPHLAVTAAADGVRAALSIHRSLLPDSRRV, encoded by the coding sequence ATGGCTGACGCCGCCACGTGGGACGCCGTCGTCGTGGGCGGCGGCATGGCAGGCCTGTCCGCCGCCCTCTGGCTCGCCCGCTACCGCCGCCGCGTCCTTGTCTACGACAGTGCCGAGCCGCGCAACGAGGAGGCGTGGGCCGTGCACGGCTACCCGGGGCTCGTCGACCCCACGCCCACCGAGCTCCGGCGCCGACTCTACGAGCAGGCGATCGGTGCCGGCGCGACCCGGGTCTCGCAGAAGGTTACGCGCGTCAGCGGCGCGCGCGACGCCTTTCACGTCCAGACGGAGAACGGCGACCGCTGCGAGGCGCGCCGGATCGTTCTCGCCTACGGGCTCATCGATGAGCTGCCCGCCGTGCCCGGGCTGGACGCCTATTACGGCACCTCCGTCTTTCACTGCCCTGACTGCGATGGCCCCTCCGTGAGCGGCTGCCGCGTGGGCGTGATCGGCGCGCAGCGCGCGGCCGCAAACCTCGCACTCTACCTGCAGACCTGGGCGGACGAGGTGATGCTGCTGACGAACGGCACACGGCCGGACCTGACCGACAGTGCGCTCAGCGTGCTGACAACCGAGCACGTGCAACTGCGCACGGAACGCCTGACCATGGTGCACGGCACGGGCCCCCGGGTCTCGCACGTCGACACGGACGGCGGCGAACCGATCATGCTCGACGCGATCTTCTTCGATGTCGGGACCCGCCCCCGCAGCGACATCGCCGACCAGCTCGCATGCGCATACGACGACCACGGCTACCTCCAGGTCGACCGCGGCCAGGAAACGACCGTTCGGGGCGTGCACGCTGCCGGTGACATCACGGGGCATCCTCACCTCGCGGTCACGGCCGCCGCCGACGGCGTGCGCGCCGCGCTCAGCATTCATCGCAGTCTCCTGCCCGACTCCAGGCGCGTGTGA